The following proteins are co-located in the Desulfobulbaceae bacterium genome:
- a CDS encoding nitrite reductase, which translates to MTSAANVQKKSMTILIPEGLVPLATLNAVNDLVEKYGLQVYLSTAQNLRILNFKDEDEEAIKKALASVGAVFKGPGKFPLPRVCVGENYCKLGVVDTFALSKKITAKFGGRTGVKPKFKIAVSGCPASCAGTHTTDIGVKATRSGYEIYVGGKGGAIPRTGRRIAKGADEFKVLEVIERVVDFHDQHTTKKQRMSKVIDLPDFPYPEV; encoded by the coding sequence ATGACCAGCGCGGCAAATGTACAGAAAAAAAGTATGACTATTCTTATTCCTGAGGGGCTGGTTCCGCTAGCAACTCTTAATGCCGTAAACGATCTTGTCGAAAAATATGGTTTGCAGGTGTATCTGTCCACAGCTCAGAATCTGCGAATTCTTAATTTTAAAGATGAAGACGAGGAGGCTATAAAGAAGGCTTTAGCTTCTGTAGGCGCGGTGTTTAAAGGGCCGGGTAAATTCCCTCTGCCCAGGGTATGTGTCGGTGAAAACTATTGTAAGTTAGGTGTTGTTGATACCTTTGCCCTGTCAAAAAAAATAACTGCTAAATTTGGTGGGAGGACCGGGGTTAAGCCAAAATTTAAGATTGCGGTTTCAGGCTGTCCCGCATCTTGTGCTGGCACTCATACCACTGATATTGGCGTTAAGGCTACTCGTTCAGGGTATGAAATTTATGTAGGGGGTAAGGGGGGCGCTATTCCGAGAACCGGTCGGAGAATCGCAAAAGGGGCAGATGAGTTCAAAGTTCTTGAAGTTATCGAAAGGGTTGTCGATTTTCATGATCAGCATACAACCAAGAAGCAGCGGATGAGCAAGGTGATAGATCTCCCGGATTTTCCCTACCCTGAGGTGTGA
- a CDS encoding radical SAM protein, whose product MATQHPNQMPCLLFANSRGEIQEFPELNMAGRSAYSFCQPKLSELIPLPEGSEIFVLPNRLPVGFAPDDIEAAKLAENPYAVEDGIQAVAAFISPAHTAIHLAAYEKDDSSPIPLPLFAYTAVGWHDGQFWVSAFRSDPSPRQEIAHFDLREIQKNTERALKANPGNRLIQHLGKCCLTYSCPAAKNFFLGRHEAPLPTSPTCNARCVGCISLQPSGCCPSTQERIKFVPSVQEIGEIAIPHLAQVKKAVVSFGQGCEGEPLLQAETIENAIRHIRKSTSKGTINLNTNASLPDEIEMLAAAGLDSIRASLNSARLHEHSLYYRPKGFDLNSVKQSIKIMKKHDRFVSLNYFLFAGFTDCVPEFDALCALIEECRPDFIQLRNLNMDPDWYLETVNQPLTSSAMGILPWLAKLKQLFPFLKFGYFNPPLR is encoded by the coding sequence ATGGCGACACAACATCCAAACCAAATGCCATGTTTGCTATTTGCCAATAGCCGTGGAGAAATTCAAGAGTTCCCGGAACTAAATATGGCCGGCAGAAGCGCGTATAGCTTCTGCCAGCCAAAACTTTCTGAGCTGATCCCCCTCCCGGAAGGGAGTGAAATTTTTGTTTTGCCCAACCGTCTCCCAGTTGGTTTTGCGCCAGATGATATCGAAGCTGCTAAACTGGCCGAAAATCCATATGCAGTTGAGGATGGTATCCAGGCGGTTGCTGCCTTTATTTCACCGGCACACACAGCAATTCATCTTGCCGCCTACGAAAAAGATGATAGTTCCCCTATACCATTACCCCTCTTTGCCTATACCGCTGTTGGCTGGCATGACGGTCAATTCTGGGTGTCAGCTTTTCGAAGTGATCCCAGCCCAAGACAGGAGATCGCCCATTTTGATCTCAGGGAAATCCAGAAGAATACCGAGCGTGCTTTAAAAGCCAACCCCGGCAATCGTTTAATTCAACATCTTGGCAAATGCTGCCTGACGTATAGCTGTCCTGCGGCCAAGAATTTTTTTCTGGGCCGCCACGAAGCACCACTACCCACATCGCCAACCTGTAATGCCCGATGCGTCGGCTGTATCTCTCTGCAACCTTCCGGCTGCTGCCCTTCCACCCAAGAACGAATTAAATTTGTGCCCAGCGTTCAAGAAATCGGCGAAATTGCTATACCACACCTTGCTCAAGTTAAAAAAGCTGTCGTCAGTTTCGGACAAGGTTGTGAGGGAGAGCCCCTTTTACAGGCCGAAACTATTGAAAACGCTATCCGGCATATACGTAAAAGCACCAGCAAGGGGACCATCAACCTTAACACCAACGCCAGTTTACCCGATGAGATTGAGATGCTTGCCGCAGCTGGACTCGATAGTATCCGGGCAAGCCTGAACAGTGCCCGACTTCATGAGCACAGCCTTTACTACCGACCCAAAGGGTTTGACCTGAACAGCGTTAAACAATCAATAAAAATCATGAAAAAACATGATCGTTTTGTCTCTCTAAATTATTTTCTTTTCGCAGGCTTTACCGACTGCGTCCCCGAATTTGACGCCCTCTGCGCGCTCATTGAAGAGTGCCGCCCTGACTTTATCCAACTCCGCAATCTCAACATGGATCCAGACTGGTATCTGGAAACAGTCAATCAGCCACTTACATCATCTGCCATGGGCATTCTACCCTGGCTGGCAAAGCTCAAACAACTATTCCCCTTTTTAAAGTTCGGTTATTTTAATCCACCCTTGCGTTAA
- a CDS encoding YcaO-like family protein, with protein MEKKPIRLTDCFKHYTFDQDKVCDPTETVNRFKNKLKEVDLDILREVKRIDTGRLDIPVYFSVCGKDARDIIGNKKQMGKGSTPEQSQASACMELGERFSFFSFIKNPNNFITERYANLKSMDFPVMPLENLLKSVHDVNTDIGLLEQLIQDIPIQWTWATHLNQSEELLVPFSWFFAINEFNGPSAGNTYEEAISQGICEIVERHVCALITHQKIKTPAVDILSINDKVALDLVNKFTRNGIELYLNDFTLDTGIPTIAALGIDRNTFPGSSEIVYTAGTTPNPTKALIRAITEVAQLAGDFHSNANYVASGLPKPLSMDEITYVTHPGSKIRLDAMADLTNDNMKVEIESMLSALKKRDMEVYLLNTMHDKLQIPAIYTIVPGAHFRERSMINNVGLFAAKLVAERTPDPVESSNQLVTMQKLLPDAYYIDFYLGRNLHTLGKFDEAMPHLERALNLNPQEEDIPYIYSYMGNCLQDQGKFKAAIDVLRKGLALDDERPDLHNMIGVCSYKLDDFSAAVDHFTRAVELAPSSAIDYANLGVNYHKLNDKEQAIKNFETALALDPSIEFAQKQLAELLSP; from the coding sequence ATGGAAAAGAAACCGATTCGATTAACTGATTGCTTTAAACACTATACATTTGACCAGGATAAAGTTTGTGATCCAACAGAGACCGTTAATCGATTCAAAAACAAGCTCAAAGAGGTTGACTTAGATATTCTTCGCGAGGTGAAACGCATTGACACCGGCAGGCTCGATATCCCAGTTTATTTCAGTGTCTGCGGCAAAGATGCCCGTGATATTATCGGCAACAAAAAGCAGATGGGCAAAGGCAGTACCCCCGAGCAGTCTCAGGCCAGTGCCTGTATGGAACTCGGTGAACGATTCAGCTTCTTCAGCTTTATTAAAAATCCTAACAACTTCATTACCGAGCGCTACGCCAATCTTAAGTCAATGGACTTTCCGGTAATGCCCCTTGAAAATCTGCTGAAGTCCGTACATGACGTTAATACTGACATTGGCCTTCTCGAACAGCTTATCCAGGATATCCCCATTCAGTGGACATGGGCCACCCACCTTAACCAGAGTGAAGAACTGCTGGTACCCTTCAGCTGGTTTTTTGCCATCAATGAGTTTAACGGCCCTTCTGCTGGTAATACTTACGAAGAGGCGATCAGTCAGGGTATCTGTGAAATTGTCGAACGTCATGTCTGTGCTCTAATTACCCACCAGAAGATCAAGACTCCGGCAGTCGATATCTTGAGCATCAACGATAAAGTTGCCCTTGATCTTGTCAATAAATTCACTCGCAACGGCATCGAACTTTACCTTAATGATTTCACCTTGGACACCGGCATACCAACCATCGCAGCCCTTGGTATCGACAGAAACACCTTCCCTGGCTCCAGTGAGATTGTTTACACGGCCGGTACAACACCAAACCCGACTAAAGCACTTATCAGAGCCATCACCGAGGTCGCTCAACTCGCTGGTGATTTTCATTCAAATGCCAATTACGTTGCCAGTGGTTTACCAAAACCCCTTTCCATGGATGAAATTACCTATGTGACCCATCCAGGTTCTAAAATTCGCCTCGATGCTATGGCTGACCTGACTAATGACAATATGAAAGTTGAGATAGAGAGCATGCTTTCTGCTCTTAAAAAGCGCGACATGGAAGTATATCTACTCAACACCATGCATGACAAACTGCAGATTCCAGCCATCTACACAATCGTTCCAGGCGCCCATTTCCGAGAACGATCCATGATTAATAATGTTGGTCTTTTTGCTGCTAAGCTGGTTGCTGAACGTACTCCTGATCCGGTTGAGTCAAGTAACCAACTTGTAACGATGCAAAAACTTCTTCCAGATGCCTATTATATCGATTTTTATCTCGGCAGAAATCTTCATACCTTGGGGAAATTCGACGAAGCCATGCCGCATTTGGAAAGAGCCCTCAATCTGAACCCCCAAGAGGAGGACATTCCATACATCTACTCTTACATGGGAAATTGCTTGCAGGATCAAGGCAAATTTAAAGCCGCCATTGATGTTTTAAGGAAGGGCCTTGCCCTTGATGATGAACGGCCCGACCTTCACAATATGATCGGCGTCTGCAGCTATAAACTAGACGACTTCTCCGCAGCCGTAGATCATTTTACTCGGGCGGTTGAATTGGCCCCGTCTTCTGCAATTGACTATGCTAATCTTGGCGTTAACTACCATAAACTTAACGATAAAGAGCAAGCGATCAAAAACTTTGAAACGGCCCTGGCGCTTGATCCGAGCATTGAATTTGCCCAAAAACAGCTGGCAGAACTACTTTCCCCTTAA
- a CDS encoding DUF2339 domain-containing protein → MPREQKSLENQIEWLADEILILKESLIGLTGRMEALERGGVLPESATSARSHEQISPINSANLPEEPGAEESWSKLSQEVLLPRIAAVSFMLVIALLLRTATDNGMVAQVAGSIVGFTYATGLIGVGCFMYRKENRLAPVFPACGVLLLFSIIYETHSYFLADSVQYAYILLVVVEISIAFIAVRCRAAVLLYIAVFGSTVVAVALDYANMDFTMVACVVIVNAVVGHLAARYQITTKLRWYSLLFALIVWTLWTYKLNFIMGNTPDLAGEMGLPYFLPLLFGLWAFYIYTSLWKTLTKANEFGVFHTFLPAVVSGCTFFAANGVLKPWVGQQRLIGFATVLVSAAFMALVAWLAKRQENDIPGGKEFVTAATVLLIQGLAVSVPPLWALPVWVAAAGALTIRSSQWHSGGIRVISYLFQMFILAFAIKNGVFTVGSTAWLSGALTAALLSAMTLWLFSWCRTHQPEFKSTFFGLFDKKDYSAVVLLIIGLFEAYVAARFLVGRFTVGLSDPENAFYCAQSVVLNSGIVILLITGLRLRNKEILVVAGFVVLVAAFKVFLFDLLRTDGVPLVLSVFSFGVVAATSSVVMRKWSVVRKNIEVS, encoded by the coding sequence ATGCCGCGAGAACAAAAATCACTTGAAAATCAGATCGAATGGCTTGCTGATGAGATATTGATACTGAAAGAAAGTTTGATCGGTCTAACCGGCAGGATGGAGGCATTGGAGCGTGGAGGTGTTCTGCCTGAAAGTGCCACGTCGGCCCGTTCCCATGAGCAGATATCACCGATTAATTCAGCTAACTTACCTGAAGAACCAGGCGCTGAGGAGTCGTGGTCGAAACTCTCTCAGGAAGTGCTTTTACCCCGAATAGCTGCAGTAAGTTTTATGCTGGTGATTGCCCTTCTGCTGCGTACTGCTACTGACAACGGTATGGTTGCCCAGGTGGCCGGGTCAATTGTTGGCTTTACATATGCGACAGGTTTAATAGGCGTTGGATGTTTTATGTACCGGAAAGAGAACCGATTGGCACCTGTTTTTCCTGCCTGCGGTGTTTTACTTCTTTTTTCAATTATCTATGAAACTCACTCCTATTTTTTGGCAGACTCTGTCCAATATGCTTACATCCTCTTAGTCGTTGTTGAAATTAGTATCGCTTTTATTGCTGTTCGGTGCAGAGCTGCTGTTCTGCTCTATATAGCGGTTTTTGGCTCGACCGTGGTGGCAGTCGCCCTTGATTATGCTAATATGGATTTTACCATGGTTGCCTGTGTGGTTATTGTGAATGCTGTTGTCGGGCATCTTGCAGCTCGTTATCAGATAACGACAAAACTTCGCTGGTATAGTTTGTTGTTCGCACTTATTGTCTGGACGCTGTGGACCTACAAACTTAATTTTATTATGGGCAATACTCCCGATCTTGCCGGAGAGATGGGCTTACCATATTTTCTGCCTCTTTTATTTGGACTCTGGGCCTTTTACATATATACATCTTTGTGGAAAACTCTGACCAAAGCTAATGAGTTCGGGGTGTTCCATACTTTTTTGCCAGCAGTTGTCAGCGGTTGCACTTTTTTTGCCGCCAACGGTGTACTCAAGCCATGGGTGGGCCAGCAGCGGCTAATCGGCTTTGCGACTGTTCTGGTCTCGGCTGCTTTTATGGCCTTAGTTGCCTGGCTGGCAAAACGTCAGGAGAATGATATCCCCGGTGGTAAAGAGTTTGTTACAGCGGCCACAGTACTTTTAATTCAAGGCCTTGCGGTATCGGTTCCACCTCTGTGGGCGTTACCTGTCTGGGTGGCTGCCGCCGGGGCCTTAACTATTCGTTCTAGTCAATGGCACAGCGGTGGAATACGAGTTATTTCATATCTGTTCCAGATGTTCATTCTGGCTTTTGCTATAAAAAATGGTGTCTTCACGGTTGGTAGCACAGCCTGGTTAAGCGGGGCGCTGACCGCTGCACTTTTATCGGCGATGACCTTATGGCTCTTTAGCTGGTGCAGAACTCACCAACCTGAATTTAAGAGTACGTTTTTTGGTCTGTTTGATAAAAAGGACTATAGCGCGGTGGTTCTCTTGATCATTGGGCTTTTTGAGGCCTATGTTGCAGCCCGTTTTCTGGTGGGGCGCTTTACTGTAGGTTTATCTGACCCGGAAAATGCCTTTTACTGCGCGCAGAGTGTTGTTTTAAACTCTGGAATAGTAATCCTGCTTATAACTGGACTAAGATTGAGAAACAAGGAGATACTTGTGGTGGCAGGCTTTGTGGTGTTGGTTGCAGCCTTTAAGGTCTTTTTGTTTGATCTGCTGAGGACAGACGGAGTTCCCCTGGTCTTAAGTGTTTTTTCATTTGGGGTGGTGGCTGCGACTAGTTCCGTGGTTATGAGAAAATGGTCTGTGGTCAGGAAGAACATTGAAGTAAGCTGA
- a CDS encoding cytochrome c3 family protein, producing MGNHAWRPFLVAIGAVALLLTVRANVVPSDFGVHGKNFTYGFHRKSSIDEWKEFKVKYQGKEYCRECHEEKVEENLTSPHKIIQCENCHGPAIDHPDNPEKLSIEVDRLLCLRCHAFLPYPQSNRADMPAVDPIEHNPGENCISCHNPHHPNLEEMQ from the coding sequence ATGGGGAATCATGCCTGGAGGCCATTTTTAGTGGCGATAGGCGCTGTAGCTCTTCTTTTGACTGTCAGGGCCAACGTTGTTCCTTCCGACTTCGGTGTACATGGTAAAAATTTTACCTACGGGTTTCACCGAAAAAGCAGTATTGACGAATGGAAAGAGTTTAAGGTCAAGTATCAGGGAAAAGAGTACTGTCGCGAGTGCCACGAAGAAAAAGTTGAAGAAAACCTGACGTCACCCCATAAAATAATCCAGTGTGAAAACTGTCACGGCCCGGCAATTGACCACCCAGACAACCCCGAAAAACTTTCCATTGAAGTCGATAGGCTACTCTGTCTTAGATGCCACGCCTTTCTGCCGTATCCACAAAGTAACCGTGCCGATATGCCAGCGGTAGACCCCATTGAGCATAACCCAGGTGAAAACTGCATCAGTTGCCACAATCCCCATCACCCTAACCTGGAGGAGATGCAATGA
- a CDS encoding 4Fe-4S dicluster domain-containing protein translates to MSTSRRKFLKTAVAGCAVASLPLTAFKTLSPAEAKASIGNDKVRWVFLVDIQKCVGCGFCVKACKSENEIPYNVPVTRTWVERYVITKDGKSHIDTPHGGRDGYTDPTIREQDINPDDITKAFFLPKLCNQCQNPACVQVCPVGATYQTLDGVVLVDKKWCIGCGYCVMACPYGARFFHPVDKVADKCTFCYHRINKGLKSACVQACSFGARLMGNLKDPDDPVTHTIMTQRVGILKDEYGTKPQVYYIGLDERVR, encoded by the coding sequence ATGAGCACAAGCAGAAGAAAATTTCTTAAAACTGCAGTTGCCGGTTGCGCTGTAGCTTCCTTACCTCTAACCGCATTCAAAACCTTGAGCCCCGCCGAGGCAAAGGCATCGATAGGAAATGATAAAGTGCGGTGGGTATTTTTAGTCGATATTCAAAAATGTGTGGGCTGCGGATTTTGCGTAAAGGCCTGTAAAAGTGAAAATGAGATCCCCTACAACGTGCCGGTAACTCGTACCTGGGTTGAACGCTATGTTATCACCAAGGACGGCAAGTCACATATTGACACACCACACGGTGGCCGTGATGGATATACCGACCCCACAATTCGTGAGCAGGATATCAACCCAGACGACATCACCAAGGCATTTTTTCTACCCAAACTCTGTAATCAATGCCAAAACCCGGCCTGCGTCCAAGTCTGCCCCGTTGGCGCAACCTACCAGACCTTAGATGGTGTCGTGCTGGTCGACAAAAAATGGTGTATTGGCTGCGGCTATTGCGTAATGGCATGTCCGTATGGCGCCAGATTCTTTCATCCAGTAGATAAAGTCGCCGATAAATGCACCTTTTGCTATCATCGCATCAATAAGGGGCTGAAAAGTGCCTGCGTCCAAGCCTGTTCTTTTGGCGCACGTCTAATGGGCAACCTAAAGGATCCAGATGATCCGGTCACTCACACCATTATGACCCAGAGGGTGGGTATTTTAAAAGACGAATACGGAACAAAACCACAGGTCTATTATATTGGCCTTGATGAACGAGTGAGGTAG
- the nrfD gene encoding polysulfide reductase NrfD: protein MVHGMEWTIKELFVYPNEFIYWSIQIVMYPYMTGLVAGAFVLSSLYHVFGQKDLRGIARFSLVFSLALLPTAMMPLQMHLLQPFRGLNVMFTPHFTSAIAAFGIVFSTYAMIVLSEIWFVYRKFFVDQSHALKGKQGFANVLKYFTYTVLTLGAFDTSDRAIAIDKKGVKILAGIGIPVACFLHGYAGFIFGSVKANALWMSPLMPVIFIMSAVVSGIALCMLTYIIIMEWKKFRAKLAKGRGDESVKELGGVEIDVITKTSRYLLGFLIAAISLELLDLIFRGYTAMKSWDILRDVMFDTDFTKIFILQYGFGNLIPFILLLIPKPSIKRMVVALILVLYGVFMMRWNVVIGGQAFSLSFEGFMHYDLPIIPHNLETYKEGLFGALTVIVTPFVLFWGINKLVPSLRDA from the coding sequence ATTGTACACGGAATGGAATGGACGATTAAAGAGCTGTTTGTCTACCCCAATGAGTTCATATACTGGAGTATTCAAATCGTCATGTATCCTTACATGACCGGTCTGGTTGCCGGAGCTTTCGTATTATCATCCCTTTATCACGTTTTCGGCCAAAAAGACCTGCGCGGCATTGCCCGCTTTTCTCTGGTCTTCTCCCTGGCCCTGTTACCCACAGCTATGATGCCGTTGCAGATGCACCTGCTACAGCCCTTTCGCGGATTGAACGTTATGTTCACACCACACTTCACCTCTGCAATTGCAGCCTTTGGCATCGTTTTTTCAACCTACGCCATGATTGTTTTAAGCGAAATATGGTTTGTTTACCGGAAGTTTTTTGTCGATCAGTCACATGCTTTAAAGGGCAAACAAGGCTTTGCCAATGTTCTTAAGTATTTCACCTATACAGTACTGACATTAGGGGCATTCGACACAAGTGACAGGGCAATCGCAATTGACAAAAAAGGGGTTAAGATCTTAGCTGGCATCGGAATACCTGTAGCTTGCTTTCTGCACGGCTATGCCGGTTTTATCTTTGGTTCTGTTAAGGCCAATGCCCTTTGGATGTCACCGTTAATGCCGGTAATATTCATCATGTCAGCAGTTGTATCTGGTATTGCCCTTTGCATGCTGACCTATATCATCATCATGGAGTGGAAGAAATTTAGAGCAAAGCTGGCCAAAGGTCGGGGAGATGAATCCGTTAAAGAACTGGGTGGTGTCGAGATAGATGTCATCACCAAAACAAGCCGATACCTGCTTGGCTTTTTGATTGCCGCTATCTCTTTGGAGCTGCTGGATCTGATTTTCCGCGGCTACACTGCAATGAAATCCTGGGACATACTGCGAGACGTCATGTTTGATACGGATTTCACCAAAATCTTTATTCTGCAATATGGTTTTGGAAACCTCATCCCCTTCATTCTTTTACTCATTCCGAAACCATCAATCAAACGAATGGTCGTAGCGCTTATTCTCGTCCTTTACGGGGTATTCATGATGCGTTGGAATGTTGTTATTGGCGGTCAAGCCTTCTCCTTGTCCTTTGAGGGCTTCATGCACTATGACCTGCCAATCATTCCACACAACCTGGAAACCTATAAAGAGGGGTTATTCGGTGCTCTGACAGTAATTGTAACCCCCTTCGTTCTGTTCTGGGGAATCAACAAGCTTGTCCCCTCTCTGCGGGATGCCTGA
- a CDS encoding GIY-YIG nuclease family protein has translation MTDGLWFVYIVRCSDNSLYTGIAKDLERRVFEHNSEAGGSRYTRARKPVEMVYFEAGISRSAVCKRENQIKKMTVQQKNSLINTADTNKKPLLT, from the coding sequence ATGACTGATGGTTTGTGGTTTGTTTATATTGTGCGCTGTAGTGATAACTCCCTGTACACAGGGATTGCTAAAGATCTTGAACGAAGAGTTTTCGAGCATAATTCTGAGGCGGGAGGTTCGCGGTATACCAGAGCCCGGAAGCCTGTCGAAATGGTATATTTTGAGGCTGGTATTTCCCGGTCGGCGGTGTGCAAGCGCGAGAACCAGATTAAGAAAATGACTGTTCAACAGAAAAACTCTTTAATCAATACAGCTGACACCAATAAGAAACCCCTTTTGACATAG
- a CDS encoding methyltransferase, which yields MTEGHKIATDKLELTHDSLFAGKLVCCQHRNGYRFSVDAVLLAHFIHPARHSILDLGAGSGVISLILAYRNPLISITCLELQNYLSQLIKANIAANGLEDRLTLLQADLRKMEGICPGSFDYVVCNPPYYKLGSGRKNPGLEQSIARHEVLADQKAILAACNYAVRTKGKVALIYPAERAATLLANLKLSGLEPKRVQAVYPYPGTDATHLLIESVRCGGEGLTILEPFYIYNSKDGGYSAQMQALYND from the coding sequence GTGACAGAGGGGCATAAAATCGCGACTGATAAACTGGAGCTTACCCATGACTCTCTTTTTGCCGGGAAGTTAGTCTGTTGTCAGCATCGAAATGGCTATCGGTTTTCAGTCGATGCTGTCCTGCTTGCTCATTTTATCCATCCAGCCCGGCATTCAATTCTTGATCTGGGCGCCGGTTCCGGCGTTATCTCTCTTATACTCGCATACCGTAACCCCTTGATCTCCATAACGTGCCTTGAACTTCAGAACTATTTATCTCAATTAATTAAAGCAAATATTGCCGCTAATGGCCTTGAAGATAGACTTACTTTACTGCAGGCCGATTTGCGGAAGATGGAAGGTATCTGTCCTGGCAGCTTTGATTATGTGGTCTGTAATCCCCCCTATTATAAGCTTGGCAGTGGCCGGAAAAACCCTGGCCTGGAGCAGTCAATTGCACGCCATGAAGTTCTGGCAGATCAGAAGGCTATTCTTGCAGCCTGTAATTATGCAGTTAGAACCAAAGGAAAAGTTGCTTTGATTTATCCTGCTGAGCGGGCAGCCACTCTTCTTGCCAACCTCAAGCTCTCTGGCTTAGAACCAAAAAGAGTTCAGGCGGTCTATCCTTACCCAGGCACTGACGCGACGCATCTGTTGATTGAATCAGTCAGGTGTGGAGGTGAGGGGCTCACTATTCTTGAGCCCTTTTATATCTATAACTCAAAGGACGGTGGTTATAGCGCTCAGATGCAGGCCTTATACAATGACTGA
- a CDS encoding DUF1015 domain-containing protein encodes MARIAPLCGVRYNTDKIKKMEDVVSPPYDVIDVQSQAALIGKNPYNMINLDLRKSVKVDALADGRYQQASERFNKWLAESVLIQDQQPAMYLYSTDYTTPSGKKFIRKGFISLAGLAEFAEGVVKPHEKTFRGVTTDRLNLIDACKAQFSPIFSLYSDPAGDVMACLEKACDSEPLYSVSDQDGCSHTIWAVTDRLAIEKVQNLFVEKSIYIADGHHRYTTSLQLRELMRQRLGSVEPTSPFDYTMMYFCAMEDEGLSVLPTHRLVRIPYIATVDSLVSRLMESFDVEELMNGSRESLIGEVLGRMEEHASSTMFGFYHTASDRCFLLSLKDGVMEQTCSAKHPKSLQELDVVVLSELVLECSLDLSKDLCEKDGLINYFADPDEALDAAVKETAVDDGCSPVLFLMNSTLVEQVRRIADEGLVMPHKSTYFYPKVLTGLVINKLVGTDTIK; translated from the coding sequence ATGGCTCGAATTGCCCCGCTCTGTGGTGTTCGTTATAACACCGACAAAATCAAGAAAATGGAAGATGTTGTTTCGCCTCCCTATGATGTAATTGATGTGCAGTCGCAGGCTGCCTTAATTGGTAAAAACCCGTATAATATGATCAATCTTGACCTGCGGAAAAGCGTTAAGGTTGACGCGCTGGCTGATGGACGCTATCAACAGGCCAGTGAGAGATTTAACAAATGGTTGGCCGAATCGGTGCTTATTCAAGATCAGCAACCTGCAATGTATCTTTATTCTACCGACTATACGACCCCGTCCGGCAAAAAATTTATTCGAAAGGGTTTTATATCGCTGGCAGGTCTTGCAGAGTTTGCGGAGGGAGTTGTGAAGCCCCATGAGAAGACCTTTCGAGGGGTTACAACTGATCGGCTTAATCTTATCGATGCCTGTAAGGCTCAGTTTAGTCCGATTTTTTCACTGTACTCGGATCCGGCTGGCGATGTAATGGCCTGTCTTGAAAAGGCCTGTGACTCAGAGCCATTATATTCTGTCAGTGATCAGGACGGCTGTAGTCATACAATCTGGGCCGTTACTGATCGTCTGGCGATAGAAAAGGTGCAGAATCTTTTTGTTGAAAAGTCAATCTATATAGCCGACGGCCATCATCGGTACACAACCTCTTTGCAGTTACGAGAGTTGATGCGCCAACGGCTTGGCTCTGTTGAACCCACAAGCCCCTTTGACTACACGATGATGTATTTCTGTGCTATGGAAGATGAGGGTCTTTCTGTTCTGCCAACTCATAGGTTGGTACGTATTCCTTATATTGCCACTGTCGACTCCCTTGTTTCCAGGTTAATGGAGAGTTTTGATGTGGAGGAACTCATGAACGGGTCTCGGGAATCATTGATCGGTGAAGTGTTGGGCCGCATGGAAGAACATGCAAGTTCGACGATGTTTGGTTTTTATCATACCGCCAGTGACCGGTGTTTTTTATTGTCCTTAAAGGATGGCGTGATGGAGCAGACTTGCTCTGCTAAGCATCCAAAATCATTGCAGGAACTTGACGTTGTCGTTCTCTCTGAGCTTGTTCTTGAATGCTCTCTTGATCTCTCAAAAGACTTATGCGAGAAAGACGGACTGATTAATTATTTTGCTGATCCAGACGAAGCCTTGGATGCGGCTGTTAAAGAAACTGCTGTTGATGACGGATGCAGTCCTGTCTTGTTCCTGATGAACTCTACCTTGGTTGAACAGGTTCGTCGAATTGCCGATGAGGGCCTGGTCATGCCGCACAAATCGACCTATTTTTACCCCAAAGTGCTTACCGGTCTGGTAATTAATAAATTGGTTGGTACAGATACCATCAAGTGA
- the queD gene encoding 6-carboxytetrahydropterin synthase QueD, with the protein MFDVFIKTHFSAGHHLRNYPGNCEFPHGHNWNVEVKVRATQLDELGMGIDFRTVKEAVEKVMDDLDHCDLNQHPDFLDKNPSSENLAQHIFNRLKTPLSSDRYHLHSVTVGETESTGVTYSEG; encoded by the coding sequence ATGTTTGATGTATTTATAAAAACACATTTTTCAGCTGGCCACCACCTCAGAAACTACCCGGGCAACTGCGAATTTCCCCACGGCCATAATTGGAATGTCGAGGTAAAAGTTCGTGCGACACAGCTTGATGAGCTGGGCATGGGCATCGATTTCAGAACGGTAAAAGAGGCGGTCGAAAAGGTCATGGATGACCTTGACCATTGTGACTTAAACCAGCACCCCGACTTTTTAGATAAAAATCCCTCATCAGAGAACCTGGCCCAACATATTTTTAATCGCTTAAAAACCCCGCTTTCTTCTGACCGATATCATCTTCACAGTGTTACCGTGGGTGAAACCGAAAGTACCGGGGTCACCTATAGTGAAGGATAG